Proteins encoded in a region of the Flavobacterium sp. PMTSA4 genome:
- a CDS encoding RagB/SusD family nutrient uptake outer membrane protein, with product MKKIVIISGILIGGLLASCNDYLEAPSVSSLDEQVIFSSPGLAKSAVDGIKIPFGETDSYRGRFLPWYGMNTDSEWYNSSESTSSDNADLCTYDAKPNNSQMNKNINAWAMMYSGIERANLCIRGLRTYGNPTPGSELGYLLGEALTLRAVYYTDLLRAWGDVPARFEPIVNETVYIPKSSRDVIYKQLIADLGEAATLVPWPNGSAATSDVERINKAFVKGLRARLAMYASGFQQYPDGIRRSNDPELSVELMYNLALNECKDVILSGTAHLESSFETFWRNYNKEITTAGGESLWEIPFGDGRGRMLFTFAVRHTTPDQFHSNGSNRGGQAGPLPHIFYDYDVADTRRNVTCVPYLWGAAVNGIAKQQLGSINRWYFGKYRYEWMTRFVTSTNDDGVNKIYMRYAEILLMAAEAANELEGPAAAAPYLKQIRNRAFPAALQPVKVEGYVNALTTKQAMFNAIVEEHKFEFTGEMERKMALIRWNLLGTNLADAKAKMVRLQQRTGEYADVPSTLYYKYNADNITLNVYGLNHGETSDPGAGYTSVSWTNLTDAKINGLWRPNQNPDNRQFWPIWQVFLDSSNGLLVNDYNY from the coding sequence ATGAAAAAAATAGTAATAATTTCAGGAATCCTAATAGGTGGTCTTTTGGCATCATGCAATGACTATCTAGAAGCACCTTCTGTATCAAGTTTGGATGAACAAGTTATTTTCTCAAGTCCTGGTTTAGCAAAAAGTGCAGTTGATGGAATTAAAATCCCTTTTGGAGAAACAGATTCTTATAGAGGTCGTTTTTTACCTTGGTATGGAATGAATACAGATTCAGAATGGTATAACTCTTCTGAGTCTACATCTAGCGACAATGCTGATTTATGTACATATGATGCTAAGCCTAATAATAGCCAAATGAACAAAAATATTAACGCTTGGGCTATGATGTATTCTGGTATTGAAAGAGCTAATTTATGTATTAGAGGTTTAAGAACTTATGGTAATCCAACTCCAGGATCAGAATTAGGTTATTTATTAGGAGAAGCTTTAACTTTAAGAGCTGTGTATTACACAGATTTATTAAGAGCTTGGGGCGATGTGCCTGCAAGATTTGAGCCAATAGTTAACGAAACAGTTTATATACCAAAATCTAGCAGAGATGTGATTTACAAACAACTTATTGCTGATTTAGGTGAAGCTGCAACTCTTGTGCCTTGGCCAAATGGTAGTGCTGCAACTTCTGATGTAGAAAGAATTAATAAAGCATTTGTAAAAGGACTTCGTGCTCGTTTAGCAATGTATGCAAGTGGTTTTCAACAATATCCTGATGGTATAAGAAGAAGCAATGATCCTGAGCTTTCAGTTGAATTAATGTATAATTTAGCTTTAAATGAATGTAAAGATGTTATTTTAAGTGGGACTGCCCATTTAGAATCTTCTTTTGAAACTTTCTGGAGAAATTATAATAAAGAAATAACAACTGCTGGAGGTGAATCACTTTGGGAAATTCCTTTTGGAGACGGACGAGGCAGAATGTTATTTACTTTTGCAGTGAGACATACTACACCAGATCAATTTCATAGCAATGGTTCAAATAGAGGTGGACAAGCCGGACCACTTCCACATATTTTTTATGATTATGATGTTGCTGATACCAGAAGAAATGTTACTTGTGTGCCATATCTTTGGGGTGCAGCAGTAAATGGAATTGCAAAACAACAGTTAGGGTCAATAAATAGATGGTATTTTGGTAAATACAGATATGAGTGGATGACTCGTTTTGTTACTTCTACCAATGATGATGGAGTAAATAAAATTTACATGCGTTATGCCGAAATTTTATTGATGGCTGCAGAAGCTGCTAACGAATTAGAAGGACCTGCAGCAGCAGCACCATATTTAAAACAAATTAGAAATAGAGCTTTCCCAGCTGCTTTACAACCTGTAAAAGTTGAAGGTTATGTTAACGCATTAACTACAAAACAAGCCATGTTTAATGCTATTGTTGAAGAACATAAGTTTGAGTTTACTGGTGAAATGGAACGTAAAATGGCATTAATTCGTTGGAATTTATTAGGCACTAATTTAGCAGACGCTAAAGCAAAAATGGTTCGTTTACAACAACGTACAGGCGAATATGCAGATGTTCCTTCAACTTTATATTACAAGTATAATGCAGATAATATAACATTAAATGTTTACGGATTAAATCATGGTGAAACTAGTGATCCAGGTGCAGGGTATACTTCTGTAAGTTGGACTAATTTAACTGATGCCAAAATTAATGGTTTATGGAGACCAAATCAAAATCCTGACAATAGACAGTTTTGGCCAATTTGGCAAGTATTTTTAGATTCAAGTAATGGTTTATTAGTGAACGATTATAATTATTAA
- a CDS encoding glycoside hydrolase family 88/105 protein, whose amino-acid sequence MMIVFFVGFTTNSQNEQDFKISSKLKWSERMALSIMKRNLEAYQIDGQKEPKWDYVHGLVLTSFEKLCNKTKNQKYYDYIKGYADACIDNDGTIKSYKFESYNIDMVTAGRILFNLYDTTKDSRYLKVINLLRKQLQEQPRTQSGGFWHKKIYPNQMWLDGLYMGEPFYAEYTLRFEKGASFDDIAKQFELIQAHATDKKTGLLYHGWDESKEMPWADKETGCSPNFWSRSIGWYMMALVDVLDYFPKEHPKRKELITYLNNISNSLAKFQDKSGLWYQVTDKGGSEGNYLESSGSSMFAYAMAKGANKGYLPKKFKKVACKAFKGLTSQLIKVDDDGEITITQACAVAGLGGKPYRDGSYSYYINERKKDNDPKATGPFILAALELNK is encoded by the coding sequence ATGATGATTGTATTTTTTGTTGGATTTACGACCAATAGTCAGAATGAACAAGATTTTAAAATTTCATCAAAATTAAAATGGTCGGAAAGAATGGCTTTGTCCATTATGAAACGAAATCTTGAGGCTTATCAAATTGATGGGCAAAAAGAACCAAAATGGGATTACGTGCATGGTTTGGTTTTAACTTCGTTTGAAAAATTATGCAACAAAACAAAGAATCAAAAATATTACGATTATATAAAAGGTTATGCAGATGCATGTATTGATAATGATGGAACTATAAAATCATACAAGTTTGAAAGTTATAACATTGACATGGTTACAGCAGGTAGAATACTTTTTAATTTATACGATACTACTAAAGATTCCAGATATTTGAAAGTCATCAATTTATTGAGAAAGCAATTGCAAGAACAACCTCGAACACAAAGCGGAGGATTTTGGCATAAAAAAATATATCCTAATCAAATGTGGCTCGATGGTTTATATATGGGAGAACCATTTTATGCTGAATATACCTTGCGTTTTGAAAAAGGTGCTAGTTTTGATGATATCGCTAAACAATTTGAACTTATTCAAGCTCATGCTACCGACAAAAAAACAGGTTTGTTATATCATGGTTGGGATGAAAGCAAAGAAATGCCTTGGGCAGATAAAGAAACAGGTTGCTCACCAAATTTTTGGTCAAGATCTATCGGATGGTACATGATGGCATTAGTAGATGTATTAGATTATTTTCCAAAAGAACATCCAAAACGAAAAGAATTGATAACTTATTTAAATAACATTTCAAATAGCTTGGCAAAATTTCAGGATAAATCTGGACTTTGGTATCAAGTTACCGACAAAGGCGGAAGCGAAGGTAATTATCTAGAATCTTCGGGTTCATCAATGTTTGCCTATGCAATGGCAAAAGGCGCAAACAAAGGTTATTTACCAAAAAAGTTTAAAAAAGTAGCTTGTAAAGCTTTCAAAGGATTAACATCTCAACTTATAAAAGTGGATGATGATGGCGAAATAACTATCACTCAAGCTTGTGCTGTTGCTGGATTAGGTGGAAAACCATATCGTGACGGTTCGTATTCTTATTACATCAATGAAAGAAAAAAAGATAACGACCCAAAAGCAACTGGTCCTTTTATACTTGCTGCTTTAGAATTAAATAAATAG
- the pelA gene encoding pectate lyase, protein MKIYKLLFILFFVQSFFAVNAQVHNKKWRNIIESDDKVWFASPEAATIADNVLLYQRNIGGWPKNIQMQNSLSDKEKQELLELKSDPNGCTTDNGATCQEMIFLAKVYKQQPNEKYKDSFLKGLNFLLAAQYENGGWPQFYPLEKGYYTHVTYNDDSMVNILEIFKEIKDKSCFMTIKFSSEIVSKIKTAFDKGIDCILKTQYKQDGVLTSWCAQYDETTLEPAKARAYELPSLSGKESAKIVSLLMSIKNPSKEIINAVESAIAWFEKTKITGIKIESIQNSDGKKDRIVVKDTNAEPLWARFMELDTNKPFFCDRDGIKKETLAEIGYERRNGYAWYTNEPQDVLKKYQKWKNKLK, encoded by the coding sequence ATGAAAATATATAAATTACTTTTTATTTTATTTTTTGTACAATCATTTTTTGCAGTTAATGCTCAAGTGCATAATAAAAAGTGGAGAAATATAATCGAATCAGATGATAAAGTTTGGTTTGCTTCTCCAGAAGCTGCTACTATAGCTGACAACGTTTTGTTATATCAGCGTAATATTGGTGGTTGGCCAAAAAATATTCAAATGCAAAATTCGCTTTCTGATAAAGAAAAGCAAGAACTGTTAGAATTAAAATCCGATCCAAACGGATGTACAACCGATAATGGTGCAACATGTCAGGAGATGATTTTTTTGGCAAAAGTTTACAAACAGCAACCAAATGAAAAGTATAAAGATTCTTTTCTGAAAGGATTGAATTTTTTGCTGGCTGCTCAATATGAAAATGGTGGATGGCCACAATTTTATCCTTTGGAAAAAGGATATTATACACATGTGACTTACAACGATGATTCAATGGTTAATATTCTTGAAATTTTCAAAGAAATCAAGGATAAATCATGTTTTATGACCATTAAGTTTTCTTCAGAAATAGTGAGTAAAATTAAAACTGCTTTTGATAAAGGAATTGATTGTATTTTAAAAACGCAGTACAAACAAGATGGGGTATTAACCAGTTGGTGTGCACAATATGATGAAACTACTCTAGAGCCAGCCAAAGCTAGAGCTTACGAATTACCGTCATTAAGTGGAAAAGAATCGGCTAAAATTGTATCGCTTTTAATGTCAATTAAAAATCCCTCTAAGGAAATTATCAATGCTGTTGAAAGTGCAATAGCTTGGTTTGAGAAAACTAAAATTACAGGAATAAAAATTGAAAGTATTCAAAACAGTGATGGAAAAAAAGATAGAATAGTTGTTAAGGATACAAATGCAGAACCACTTTGGGCTCGGTTCATGGAATTAGATACTAACAAACCTTTTTTCTGTGACCGAGATGGGATTAAAAAAGAAACATTAGCAGAAATTGGATACGAGAGAAGAAACGGATATGCATGGTATACCAATGAACCTCAAGATGTTTTGAAGAAATATCAAAAATGGAAAAATAAATTAAAATAA